Part of the Nitrospinota bacterium genome is shown below.
ACATTTTTCCCGGAATCAGTCTCTGAGATCAATCGAATCCTCTGTTCCATATTTTTCATAAAGCCCTCGCAATTGTCTTTGGCTGGTTCGTATTCCCCGATGGTTTCTGCGGGCGGAATAAATTTGCCGCGCCCGTAGCATATGGCGAATCGAATGAACCCCGTCTTCCGTCAAATCATACGCCTGAGCCAGATTGAAATGCGCCTCTGCAAAATCTGGTTCAAGCCGAATCGCTTCCAGGTATTCACCGATCTCTTCTTCATGTCGTCCCAGAGCCTGGTAGGACACCCCCAGTCGAAAATGACCCTGAGCGTCTGACGGATCTTTTTTAAGAGCCGCTTTATATTCCGCAATCTGCTTTAAAACGTTTTCACGATATTGCTTGAATCCCAATTCATCTGCATGAACTACCTCGCGAAACCCAGACCCCGTCGTCAAACAAAACAAAGCACCTAATAATAAACACCAGCGATTCATTTTATATTTATCTTTAAATTTTTTGCGATTATCCAACAAATGCAATACAACGGTAGCAAGTATTTTCAATAGTATCACTATTTACAAATCGCTGACACAGGACAAGCCCTCGGCCATTAATGGACACGAGGCCTTGTCCTGTCGGGAGAAGCTATGAAATATAGAAATTTTTCAGGGCAGGGAACGCCTGTTTCAGAAGTGGGTTTAGGAACCTGGCAGTTGGGGGCGGATTGGGGGAATCTGGATGATAAAACGGCGAAATGCATCCTCAATGAGGCGGTCGACTCCGGGGTTACATTTTTAGACACCGCCGATGTCTATGGGAAGGGATTGAGCGAAACCCGGATCGGCAGGTTTATAAAAGCACATAACGGCAAGATATTTATCGCCACCAAACTGGGCCGTTTCCCGGAACCCGGTGGGATAGAAAACTTTTCCCTGAAACAGTTTCGCCAGCACACGGAAAACTCGCTCCGCCGGCTGGGGGTGGAGGCTTTGGATTTGACTCAGGTGCACTGCCTGCCCACGGAAGTATTGCAACAGGGAGACCTGTTTGAATGGTTGCGAATATTAAAACAGGAAGGAAAAATCAAACATTTTGGCCTGAGTGTGGAGTCTATGGAAGAAGCGTTGATCTGTCTGGATCAGGAAGGAGTCTCCTCTTTGCAGATCATCTTCAATATTTTTCGCCAAAAACCGATCACGGCCCTGTTCGATCAGGCCCAGGCCAAAGACGTTTCTTTAATCATCCGCCTGCCGCTGGCATCCGGCCTGTTGTCGGGAAAATTTAAAACTGGCACTACTTTTCCTGAAAACGATCATCGCAACTATAACAGTAACGGCGAGCAGTTCAATGTCGGAGAAACTTTCGCGGGGATTCCGTTTGCTCAAGGGGTCGAATTGGCGGACGAACTCAAGTCGCAGGTTCCGGAGGGAATGACCCTGGCGCAAATGGCCCTGCGCTGGGTTCTGGACTTCGATGCGGTGACGGTGATGATCCC
Proteins encoded:
- a CDS encoding tetratricopeptide repeat protein, translating into MNRWCLLLGALFCLTTGSGFREVVHADELGFKQYRENVLKQIAEYKAALKKDPSDAQGHFRLGVSYQALGRHEEEIGEYLEAIRLEPDFAEAHFNLAQAYDLTEDGVHSIRHMLRARQIYSARRNHRGIRTSQRQLRGLYEKYGTEDSIDLRD
- a CDS encoding aldo/keto reductase; the protein is MKYRNFSGQGTPVSEVGLGTWQLGADWGNLDDKTAKCILNEAVDSGVTFLDTADVYGKGLSETRIGRFIKAHNGKIFIATKLGRFPEPGGIENFSLKQFRQHTENSLRRLGVEALDLTQVHCLPTEVLQQGDLFEWLRILKQEGKIKHFGLSVESMEEALICLDQEGVSSLQIIFNIFRQKPITALFDQAQAKDVSLIIRLPLASGLLSGKFKTGTTFPENDHRNYNSNGEQFNVGETFAGIPFAQGVELADELKSQVPEGMTLAQMALRWVLDFDAVTVMIPGATTPEQVRANGSVSDLAPLPKELHRKLKEFYETRSAPLIRGKY